One genomic region from Natronomonas salsuginis encodes:
- a CDS encoding NADH-quinone oxidoreductase subunit D — protein sequence MSLEEPSPLDVGETADGTVDYDALEALLGDAVVDREEHTNAPAFVVRADAVQTALSALKSEAGFDYLSSVTAQQYEDRFESIYHLKKYDDPTQEVGVVVPTPTDEPVSQTAEPVYRTADWHEREAYDLVGIEYEGHPDMRRILLPETWQGHPLGTDYNPEKPQVVPFQKHANPLQPDSRLDGAESDTMLLNIGPHHPATHGVLHVKAVLDGEQIADVEPDIGYLHRCEEQMCQQSTYRHQIMPYPDRWDYVSAGILNEWAYARAAEDMADIEVPEYAQVIRTMSAELCRIASHMLALGTFALDVFGDFTAVFQYAFRDREVVQNILEDLTGQRLMFNYLRLGGVAWDLPEPREEFFEKTRDFLDGLPEKLTEYHNLITANEIFQVRCVGTGELPPEVAKQYGATGPVARGSGVDIDLRRDDPYGYYEHLDWDVVTEDGCDNYSRVLVRMREVEESAKIIEQCVDLLEEWPEDDREIQSNVPRTLKPDADTEVYRGVEAAKGELGIYMRSDGTDKPARFKIRSPCFCNLHTLREMAEGEYIPDLIASLGSLDIVLGEVDR from the coding sequence ATGAGTTTGGAAGAACCGAGCCCCCTCGATGTCGGCGAAACCGCGGACGGAACCGTCGATTACGACGCGCTCGAAGCGCTGCTCGGCGACGCGGTCGTCGACCGCGAAGAGCACACGAACGCCCCGGCGTTCGTCGTCCGGGCCGACGCGGTCCAGACGGCGCTGTCGGCGCTCAAGAGCGAGGCCGGCTTCGATTACCTCTCCTCGGTCACCGCCCAGCAGTACGAGGATCGGTTCGAGTCGATCTACCACCTGAAGAAGTACGACGACCCAACGCAGGAGGTCGGCGTCGTCGTTCCAACCCCGACCGACGAACCGGTCAGCCAGACGGCCGAACCGGTCTACCGGACGGCCGACTGGCACGAGCGCGAGGCGTACGATCTGGTGGGCATCGAGTACGAGGGCCACCCGGACATGCGCCGAATCCTCCTGCCCGAAACGTGGCAGGGCCATCCGCTCGGCACGGACTACAACCCGGAGAAACCGCAGGTCGTTCCCTTCCAGAAACACGCCAACCCGCTCCAGCCGGACAGCCGACTCGACGGTGCCGAGTCCGACACGATGTTGCTCAACATCGGGCCGCACCACCCGGCGACCCACGGCGTTCTCCACGTCAAAGCGGTGCTCGACGGCGAGCAAATCGCCGACGTGGAGCCGGACATCGGCTACCTCCACCGCTGTGAGGAGCAGATGTGCCAGCAGTCGACGTACCGCCACCAGATCATGCCCTACCCCGACCGGTGGGACTACGTCTCCGCCGGCATCCTCAACGAGTGGGCCTACGCCCGCGCAGCCGAGGACATGGCCGACATCGAGGTGCCGGAGTACGCGCAAGTCATCCGGACGATGTCCGCCGAGCTGTGCCGGATCGCGAGTCACATGCTCGCCCTGGGGACGTTCGCGCTGGACGTATTCGGCGATTTCACCGCCGTCTTCCAGTACGCCTTCCGAGACCGCGAGGTCGTCCAGAACATCCTCGAGGATCTGACCGGCCAGCGGCTCATGTTCAACTATCTCCGACTCGGCGGTGTCGCGTGGGACCTCCCCGAGCCCCGCGAGGAGTTCTTCGAGAAGACCCGCGACTTTCTCGACGGGCTGCCGGAGAAACTCACCGAGTACCACAACCTCATTACCGCCAACGAGATCTTCCAGGTCCGCTGCGTCGGCACCGGCGAACTCCCGCCCGAAGTGGCGAAGCAGTACGGCGCGACCGGCCCAGTCGCCCGTGGCTCCGGGGTCGACATCGACCTCCGACGCGACGACCCCTACGGCTACTACGAGCATCTCGATTGGGATGTCGTCACCGAGGACGGCTGCGACAACTACAGCCGCGTACTCGTCCGGATGCGCGAGGTCGAGGAGTCCGCCAAGATCATCGAACAGTGCGTCGACTTACTCGAGGAGTGGCCAGAGGACGACCGCGAGATCCAATCGAACGTCCCGCGGACGCTGAAGCCGGACGCTGACACCGAGGTCTACCGCGGCGTCGAGGCCGCGAAGGGCGAACTCGGGATCTACATGCGATCGGACGGGACCGACAAACCGGCGCGCTTCAAGATCCGCAGCCCATGTTTCTGTAACCTGCACACGCTGCGCGAGATGGCCGAGGGCGAGTATATCCCCGACCTGATCGCCTCACTCGGCAGCCTCGATATCGTCCTCGGGGAGGTCGATCGATGA
- a CDS encoding complex I subunit 1/NuoH family protein: protein MQGAPLPDRLVEILPFGSGPLGTAIAAILGAALIGTLMMTMTAVAGPWAKRKVTAAFTDRYAVNRLGPFGIGIIVADAVRLLSKELIVPDGVDRPAWDLAPIVLAASALLGFAVIPMGSGIHLADPEVGLVYVFAISSIASLGLVMAGYASNNKYSMLGGLRAVAQNLAYEIPLVLIAASVVLFSGSLQMSEIVATQAQPLVELGAVSIPTWYAFVNPFAFVLFLIANLMEVGRNPFDIPEAPTEIVAGYQTEYSSVYFVLIYLGEFLHIFLGGAVIATLFLGGPAGPGPASIGIVWFIVKIWAVYLFTQWARSALPRLRIDQLIEIGWKGMLVLSLANLVLTAVIVGVIA, encoded by the coding sequence CTGCAGGGCGCGCCACTACCGGATCGACTCGTCGAGATCCTCCCGTTCGGGTCGGGGCCGCTCGGGACGGCTATCGCGGCGATACTCGGCGCGGCGCTGATCGGCACGCTGATGATGACGATGACGGCCGTCGCCGGTCCGTGGGCCAAACGGAAGGTCACCGCGGCGTTCACCGATCGGTACGCCGTCAACCGACTCGGCCCGTTCGGGATCGGCATCATCGTCGCCGACGCGGTCCGGCTCCTCTCGAAGGAGCTCATCGTCCCGGACGGCGTCGACCGCCCGGCGTGGGACCTCGCGCCGATCGTGTTAGCCGCCTCGGCGCTGTTGGGCTTCGCCGTCATCCCGATGGGGAGCGGGATCCATCTGGCGGACCCGGAGGTCGGCCTCGTCTACGTCTTTGCAATTTCCTCGATCGCCTCGCTCGGCTTGGTGATGGCCGGCTACGCGTCGAACAACAAATACTCCATGCTCGGCGGGCTCCGGGCGGTCGCACAGAACCTCGCCTACGAGATTCCGCTGGTGTTGATCGCCGCGTCGGTCGTCCTCTTTTCGGGATCGCTGCAGATGAGCGAGATCGTCGCCACGCAGGCCCAACCGCTCGTCGAACTCGGCGCGGTGTCGATCCCGACGTGGTACGCCTTCGTCAACCCCTTCGCGTTCGTGCTCTTTCTCATCGCGAACCTGATGGAGGTCGGTCGCAACCCCTTCGACATCCCCGAAGCGCCGACGGAGATCGTTGCGGGGTATCAGACCGAGTACTCGAGCGTCTACTTCGTGCTCATCTACCTCGGCGAGTTTCTGCACATCTTTCTCGGCGGCGCGGTCATCGCCACGCTGTTTCTCGGTGGTCCCGCCGGCCCCGGCCCCGCGTCGATCGGGATCGTGTGGTTCATCGTGAAGATCTGGGCCGTCTACCTGTTCACCCAGTGGGCGCGCTCGGCGCTGCCGCGGCTTCGAATCGACCAGCTGATCGAGATCGGTTGGAAGGGGATGCTCGTCCTCTCGC